In Synechococcus sp. PCC 6312, one genomic interval encodes:
- a CDS encoding NAD(P)(+) transhydrogenase (Re/Si-specific) subunit beta, whose product MGNWLISIQELSYLAAAALFIVGLKQLGSPATARNGNRLAAVGMLVAVIVTLIDRQVVSFEMILLAMALGSAIGVVLAYKVAMTDMPQMVGILNGLGGAASALVAMGEFWRLVTTGETLTTSSLVTILLGVLIGGITLTGSLVAFAKLQGIIPGSPVRFPLQQAVNAFLVIAFLAGSAYLFVDPNQLPLFWGLTAVASVIGVLMVIPIGGADMPVVVSLLNSLSGVAASAAGFVVGNSMLIIAGALVGASGLILTQIMCKAMNRSLLNVLFSGFGSGPATVAGETGATTQQPVRTLEAEEGAMMLGYAKSVVIIPGYGMAVAQAQHSVKELADQLERLGVDVKYAIHPVAGRMPGHMNVLLAEANVPYPQLRDMDDINPEFEHVDVALVIGANDVVNPAARSNPGSPIYGMPILDVDRAHHTIVIKRSMNAGFAGIENDLFYKDKTMMMFGSAKEVLTQLVTEVKQL is encoded by the coding sequence GTGGGTAATTGGTTAATTAGTATTCAAGAACTGAGCTATTTGGCGGCGGCGGCGCTGTTTATTGTCGGCTTAAAGCAATTGGGTTCCCCGGCCACAGCCCGCAATGGCAACCGGTTAGCGGCTGTCGGAATGCTCGTGGCGGTGATTGTCACCTTAATTGATCGGCAAGTCGTCAGTTTTGAAATGATTCTGTTGGCGATGGCTCTCGGCAGTGCGATTGGGGTGGTTTTAGCCTATAAAGTCGCGATGACCGATATGCCCCAGATGGTCGGGATTCTCAATGGCCTGGGGGGTGCTGCTTCTGCCTTGGTGGCCATGGGCGAGTTTTGGCGATTAGTCACCACCGGGGAAACCTTAACCACCAGTTCCTTAGTCACCATTTTGTTGGGCGTGCTGATTGGGGGGATTACCCTGACTGGTAGCTTAGTCGCTTTTGCCAAGTTGCAGGGCATTATTCCAGGTTCGCCCGTCCGGTTTCCCTTACAACAGGCCGTGAATGCTTTTTTAGTCATTGCCTTTTTAGCGGGCAGTGCCTATCTCTTTGTTGATCCGAATCAACTTCCCTTGTTTTGGGGCTTAACGGCGGTGGCCAGTGTGATCGGGGTCTTGATGGTCATCCCCATTGGTGGCGCGGATATGCCCGTTGTGGTCTCCCTATTGAACTCCTTATCGGGGGTGGCGGCCAGTGCGGCGGGTTTTGTGGTTGGCAACAGTATGCTAATCATCGCCGGGGCATTGGTGGGGGCATCGGGGTTAATCCTGACCCAAATCATGTGTAAAGCCATGAACCGCTCCCTCTTGAATGTTCTGTTTAGTGGCTTTGGCAGTGGGCCTGCAACAGTGGCTGGAGAAACTGGAGCTACGACGCAACAACCTGTTCGCACCCTGGAGGCCGAAGAAGGAGCAATGATGCTCGGCTATGCCAAATCTGTGGTGATTATTCCCGGTTATGGGATGGCAGTGGCCCAGGCCCAGCATAGTGTCAAGGAATTGGCCGATCAGTTGGAACGCTTGGGTGTGGATGTCAAATATGCGATTCACCCCGTTGCCGGCCGGATGCCAGGCCATATGAATGTGCTCTTAGCCGAAGCCAATGTACCCTATCCCCAGTTACGGGACATGGACGACATCAACCCGGAATTTGAACATGTGGATGTGGCCTTAGTGATTGGGGCGAATGATGTGGTCAATCCGGCGGCTCGGAGTAATCCAGGGAGTCCAATCTATGGGATGCCGATTTTAGATGTGGATCGGGCCCACCATACGATTGTGATTAAACGGAGTATGAATGCGGGCTTTGCAGGCATCGAAAATGATCTGTTCTACAAAGACAAAACCATGATGATGTTTGGTTCAGCTAAAGAGGTTTTGACGCAGCTTGTGACGGAAGTCAAGCAATTATAA
- a CDS encoding NCS2 family permease — MIRLLERFFGLSEARTSIKIEAVAGLTTFMTMAYILIVNPQILSNAIFLKSPPDLTSELVIATALSAAVGTLVMGLLANYPFALAPGMGLNAFFAFTVVLKLGIPWRLALGAVLVEGLIFIALTLSKIRSLIITAIPLSLKQAIAAGIGLFIAYIGLATAGIIVADPVTKTTLGNLNTPEPLIAMAGIGITAGLLTRRVPGSLLWGILITALLGWLSGVAAWPKALIAIPHWPGHLIGQAFVGLQGLEINQLASFILVTFVFLFIDLFDTVGTLAGVALQAGYLNEQGELPKGQQALMADAIGTTVGAVLGTSTVTAYIESATGVAVGGRTGLTAVFVALLFILSLLFMPLFASIPAFATVPALFMVGVLMISNVRAIAWSDPTEAIPAFATILIMPLAYSIAEGLAVGIMLYPCLKWVAGKPEQTNGVLWGLAVLFGLRFGLMIAGVI, encoded by the coding sequence ATGATTCGTCTTTTAGAACGCTTTTTTGGCCTATCCGAGGCTAGAACCAGTATCAAAATTGAGGCCGTGGCCGGGTTAACCACCTTTATGACCATGGCCTATATTTTGATCGTCAATCCCCAAATTCTTTCTAATGCGATTTTCCTGAAATCTCCCCCAGACCTAACCTCAGAGTTGGTGATTGCCACGGCCCTATCGGCAGCGGTGGGGACATTGGTGATGGGGCTGTTGGCTAATTACCCCTTTGCCTTAGCTCCGGGGATGGGCTTAAATGCGTTTTTTGCCTTTACCGTTGTCCTGAAGCTGGGGATTCCTTGGCGGTTGGCCTTGGGGGCAGTGTTGGTGGAAGGGTTAATTTTTATTGCCCTCACCCTCTCCAAAATTCGCAGCTTAATCATCACAGCCATTCCCTTATCTCTCAAACAGGCGATTGCGGCTGGGATTGGCTTATTTATTGCCTATATTGGCCTGGCAACGGCGGGAATTATTGTCGCGGATCCGGTCACCAAAACGACCCTGGGCAACCTCAATACCCCGGAACCTTTAATTGCCATGGCTGGGATTGGAATTACGGCCGGCCTGTTAACTCGGCGAGTGCCTGGCTCACTGTTGTGGGGGATTTTAATCACAGCGTTGTTGGGTTGGCTCTCGGGAGTGGCCGCCTGGCCGAAAGCGTTAATTGCCATTCCCCACTGGCCTGGACATTTAATTGGGCAAGCCTTTGTCGGGCTTCAGGGCCTGGAGATCAATCAACTAGCCTCATTTATTTTGGTGACGTTTGTCTTTCTGTTTATTGACCTTTTTGATACGGTTGGCACATTGGCGGGGGTTGCCCTCCAGGCCGGGTATCTCAATGAACAAGGGGAATTACCCAAAGGTCAACAAGCCTTAATGGCCGATGCGATCGGAACCACTGTGGGGGCCGTGTTGGGGACTTCCACCGTCACCGCCTATATCGAATCTGCAACCGGGGTGGCCGTAGGGGGGCGGACAGGGTTAACGGCGGTATTTGTTGCCCTATTATTTATTCTCTCACTTTTATTCATGCCCTTGTTTGCCTCAATTCCTGCCTTTGCCACCGTTCCCGCCCTATTTATGGTCGGTGTCCTGATGATAAGTAATGTCCGGGCCATTGCTTGGTCTGATCCCACCGAAGCGATCCCTGCCTTTGCCACCATCTTGATCATGCCCTTAGCCTATTCCATTGCCGAGGGCCTGGCGGTGGGCATTATGCTCTATCCCTGCTTGAAATGGGTCGCTGGTAAACCGGAGCAGACCAATGGAGTCCTCTGGGGCCTGGCAGTGTTGTTTGGGCTGCGTTTTGGCCTGATGATTGCCGGAGTAATTTAA
- a CDS encoding DUF4160 domain-containing protein, producing MPTVLRIGAYRFYFYSHEPNEPPHIHIDRDHSSVKFWLEPVSLARNVGFSAKELRKLLSMVQENQKILLEAWYGYFGNSSR from the coding sequence ATGCCAACAGTTTTACGGATTGGTGCTTACCGTTTCTACTTTTATAGCCATGAACCCAATGAGCCACCCCACATTCATATTGATCGTGATCACTCATCGGTAAAGTTTTGGCTGGAACCAGTTAGCCTAGCTAGAAATGTTGGTTTTAGTGCCAAGGAACTTCGGAAATTGCTATCAATGGTTCAGGAGAATCAAAAAATCTTATTGGAGGCTTGGTATGGGTATTTTGGCAATTCGAGCCGATGA
- a CDS encoding DUF2442 domain-containing protein, whose product MGILAIRADERVKNVYFTDETISVDLMDGRIITVPLAWYPRLFNATPEQRANWVVCGGGYGIHWDEIDEDLSTEGMLRGAPAPLSR is encoded by the coding sequence ATGGGTATTTTGGCAATTCGAGCCGATGAGCGGGTCAAGAATGTGTACTTCACAGATGAAACGATTAGTGTCGATTTAATGGATGGGCGGATTATTACTGTGCCTCTTGCTTGGTATCCCAGGTTATTTAATGCAACACCTGAGCAACGGGCTAATTGGGTAGTGTGTGGGGGTGGTTATGGTATCCACTGGGATGAAATTGATGAGGATCTGAGTACAGAAGGGATGTTACGTGGCGCACCTGCTCCATTATCAAGATAA
- a CDS encoding NACHT domain-containing NTPase: MSAQFQKFLDSTAIKFVHRNREFITFNDLFVYPNLRILKDVLEDFSPIISGSKLLRVGKRLLVFGEEQSGKTSLSKQLFVDALSSGFAPILIQGQDIKSSSIQQQIEKSVSLTYTSLSLKDYLANPNKICIIDDFLLSKINKRAKRKFIADVKEEFAYTIFIEEDSSRFTINEIPGLDDYQKLEILPFGNVNRSELIDKWVNLELTEEADDQQFWARKDELRHHVDCLVGKNVVPAKPLFILMLLQSFETMTSQRLEITSYGHSYQYLIYQALERVNVRQSDVDMYLNVLSELGGEILQSPSESIDDDNLEAFFRKYSSNFLAVDQEKVINDLINASILERIENTLKFRYRYLFYFFSAKNISDSLHHGEDAKKIINNLINNIHLEKSANIVLFLTHHSKDPWILDQILYSVMDIFSGEQEITLEKESLYFLHDFIKEIPELVMEQKDAQSERLKEDQEKDLLEEQQKEDDDNDEMPEVVAKINKVFRASEVCGQIFRNRLGSLERSSLELIYEESLSVSLRLLSVFMQFWQNSRDEAIRRIQKTIDQNPKSSDLQVIKKIESSYLCINYLIILAMLYKVSLSLGSSKGCDIYKVVTAKKKTPAFQLVRQIIELHFEKKLDIKKIEKLHHEFSTNPTCDRLLKYIVLRYCSMHDIRYQDRQRLAEKLKIPMDIQRKIAMTTKNNN; the protein is encoded by the coding sequence TTGTCAGCTCAATTTCAAAAATTCCTTGATAGTACCGCAATTAAGTTTGTGCATCGCAACCGGGAATTCATTACGTTTAATGATTTGTTTGTTTATCCAAATTTAAGAATTTTAAAAGATGTATTAGAAGATTTTTCGCCGATTATTTCAGGATCAAAGTTACTAAGAGTTGGTAAACGCTTACTTGTCTTTGGAGAAGAACAATCAGGCAAGACTTCTCTTTCAAAGCAATTATTTGTTGATGCTCTTTCATCTGGCTTTGCGCCGATACTCATTCAAGGTCAAGACATCAAAAGCTCTAGTATTCAGCAGCAAATTGAAAAATCTGTTTCATTAACATACACTTCATTAAGTCTAAAAGATTACTTAGCAAATCCAAATAAGATTTGTATTATCGATGATTTTTTACTTAGTAAAATCAATAAAAGAGCAAAGAGAAAGTTCATTGCAGATGTTAAAGAAGAATTTGCATACACTATTTTTATTGAGGAAGATTCATCGAGATTTACTATAAATGAAATTCCTGGATTAGATGATTATCAAAAGCTAGAAATTCTTCCTTTTGGTAATGTTAATCGTAGTGAACTAATTGATAAATGGGTCAATCTAGAGTTAACAGAGGAGGCTGATGATCAACAGTTTTGGGCAAGAAAAGATGAACTAAGGCATCATGTTGATTGTCTTGTCGGTAAAAATGTAGTTCCAGCAAAGCCACTATTTATTTTGATGTTACTTCAGTCTTTTGAGACAATGACTTCACAAAGACTTGAAATTACTTCTTATGGACATAGTTATCAGTATTTAATCTATCAAGCTCTTGAACGTGTCAATGTCAGACAAAGTGATGTTGATATGTATCTTAATGTATTGTCAGAGCTTGGGGGAGAGATACTACAATCTCCTAGCGAATCAATTGATGATGATAATTTGGAAGCATTTTTCAGGAAATATTCAAGTAATTTTCTTGCAGTTGACCAAGAAAAGGTTATTAATGATTTGATAAATGCATCGATTTTAGAGCGTATTGAAAATACGTTAAAGTTTCGATATCGCTATTTATTTTACTTCTTTTCAGCCAAAAATATTTCAGACTCTCTTCATCATGGAGAAGATGCAAAGAAAATAATAAATAATTTAATAAATAACATTCATCTTGAAAAATCTGCCAATATAGTTCTTTTTCTGACTCACCATTCTAAAGATCCATGGATCCTCGATCAAATCTTGTATTCTGTGATGGATATCTTCTCCGGTGAACAAGAGATAACTCTAGAAAAGGAGTCTTTATACTTTCTCCATGATTTCATTAAGGAAATACCTGAGCTTGTCATGGAGCAAAAAGATGCCCAAAGTGAACGTCTAAAAGAAGATCAAGAAAAAGACCTACTTGAAGAACAACAAAAGGAAGATGATGATAATGATGAGATGCCTGAGGTTGTGGCAAAAATAAATAAGGTTTTCCGTGCGTCTGAAGTTTGCGGGCAAATTTTTAGAAATAGACTTGGTTCCTTGGAACGAAGCTCTCTAGAATTGATCTACGAAGAATCTTTGTCAGTTTCTTTAAGACTACTAAGTGTATTTATGCAGTTTTGGCAAAATTCGCGTGATGAAGCAATCAGGAGGATTCAAAAGACCATTGATCAAAATCCAAAATCTTCTGACTTGCAAGTAATTAAAAAAATTGAGTCTTCTTATTTGTGCATAAACTATTTAATAATTTTAGCAATGCTTTATAAAGTTTCCTTATCCTTAGGCTCTTCAAAGGGCTGCGATATTTATAAAGTAGTTACTGCAAAGAAGAAAACTCCCGCCTTTCAGTTGGTTCGACAAATAATCGAGTTGCATTTTGAAAAAAAATTAGACATCAAGAAAATCGAGAAATTACATCATGAATTTAGCACAAATCCAACATGTGATAGATTGCTAAAGTATATCGTCTTACGATATTGCTCGATGCATGATATCCGATATCAGGATCGCCAAAGGCTAGCAGAGAAACTTAAAATTCCTATGGATATTCAGCGTAAAATCGCAATGACAACAAAGAATAACAACTGA
- a CDS encoding S-layer homology domain-containing protein, which produces MLGHQVWPARFMAAMLPISSLVVPLGMVFNAQVAQAQTRFNDTQGLWNQTCIDNLAQRNIISGYPDGSFRPNASVTRAEYAAMLNKAFPSAPATRSAVQFGDVPASFWGYNAIQTATKTGFMSGYPGNVFQPNQNIPRAQVLVALSSGLRYSPTGNIDTTLNYFYDANTIPGYARPGIAAATERQLVVNYPNVQQLDPNLLASRGDVAAFLCQATRSGNQALIPTQYIAGSSSAPQPVASVPAGTRISVRYPDAERIILAPNESVNIALTTTSNVTDTNGRVVIPAGSLVTGKIQPAQGGSQFVSSGVSVNNQMMPIAATSGIVATTTSTRDPNVLNVFRNAAIGSAVAAGISGLAGNQTITALKVLTGTTAGAAVETNMGRPAASIARDTLIGAAVATGVSAIVGDRTITPEKVIIGAGAGATIGGAIDPAKENVIVITPDTDLTLTLNSPLSGY; this is translated from the coding sequence ATGCTTGGTCATCAGGTTTGGCCCGCTCGGTTTATGGCGGCTATGTTGCCCATTTCTTCTCTAGTTGTGCCCCTTGGTATGGTCTTTAATGCTCAAGTAGCCCAGGCCCAGACTCGGTTTAACGATACCCAAGGCCTGTGGAATCAGACCTGCATTGATAACTTAGCCCAACGGAACATTATTAGTGGCTATCCCGATGGGAGCTTCCGTCCCAATGCTTCTGTGACGCGGGCTGAATATGCAGCAATGTTGAATAAAGCCTTTCCCTCGGCTCCAGCGACCCGTTCGGCCGTCCAATTTGGCGATGTTCCGGCCAGTTTCTGGGGCTATAATGCGATTCAAACTGCGACAAAAACAGGGTTTATGAGTGGTTATCCGGGCAATGTTTTTCAACCTAATCAAAATATTCCTCGGGCCCAAGTTTTAGTTGCTTTGTCCAGTGGTTTACGGTATAGCCCCACCGGAAATATTGATACCACTTTGAATTACTTTTATGATGCTAATACGATTCCCGGTTATGCCCGGCCTGGGATTGCAGCAGCCACAGAACGGCAATTGGTGGTGAATTACCCTAATGTCCAACAGTTAGATCCAAATCTTTTAGCTAGTCGGGGGGATGTGGCGGCATTTCTGTGTCAGGCTACCCGTTCTGGAAACCAAGCTCTGATTCCGACCCAATATATTGCCGGTAGTTCCTCAGCTCCTCAACCCGTGGCCTCTGTCCCGGCAGGAACGCGCATTTCTGTCCGTTATCCTGATGCTGAACGGATTATCCTGGCACCCAATGAATCGGTCAACATCGCTCTGACCACCACCAGTAATGTGACGGATACGAATGGGCGGGTTGTGATTCCGGCTGGCAGTTTAGTCACAGGCAAAATTCAACCAGCTCAGGGTGGTTCCCAATTCGTTTCCAGTGGTGTTTCTGTTAACAACCAAATGATGCCAATTGCGGCGACCTCTGGGATTGTTGCCACTACGACTAGCACTCGAGATCCAAATGTCTTGAATGTCTTTCGGAATGCGGCTATTGGTTCAGCCGTTGCGGCGGGTATCTCAGGCCTGGCGGGGAATCAAACCATTACAGCGTTAAAAGTCCTCACTGGAACCACCGCTGGGGCCGCAGTTGAAACCAATATGGGCCGACCGGCTGCGTCCATTGCTCGAGATACCTTGATTGGGGCGGCAGTGGCCACAGGTGTTTCAGCCATTGTTGGAGATCGGACTATCACACCAGAGAAAGTCATTATTGGGGCTGGAGCCGGAGCTACAATTGGGGGAGCGATTGATCCGGCTAAGGAAAATGTGATTGTGATTACGCCAGATACTGATTTGACCTTGACACTGAATAGTCCGTTATCGGGTTATTAG
- a CDS encoding alpha/beta fold hydrolase gives MSRIKTIILVHGFWADASCYREVIPRLRSTGYEVMAVQNPLTSLQDDIAATQRVLNRLNQPCILVGHSWGGFVITEVGLDPRVVGLVYLAGLAPDIDESMLDLMSRYGQPSPHFQEEDGFIWISPQGIKEVLAQDLSDQQQALLYATQTPPAAPLTTAKAKQPAWHHKPSWYLVTQADQAMPPPLQAELAQRMKAQTMMVNSGHFPMLSYPMTVVDIIDAAVLNS, from the coding sequence GTGAGCCGGATTAAGACCATTATTCTTGTCCATGGTTTTTGGGCAGATGCCTCCTGTTATCGAGAAGTAATTCCTCGTTTGCGCTCGACTGGTTATGAGGTCATGGCAGTACAAAATCCCCTGACATCTTTGCAAGATGATATCGCCGCTACCCAACGGGTCTTAAATCGTCTCAATCAACCCTGTATCTTGGTTGGCCATTCCTGGGGTGGGTTTGTGATTACGGAAGTCGGGCTTGATCCCCGAGTTGTCGGGTTAGTCTATTTAGCAGGCCTGGCTCCCGATATTGACGAGTCCATGCTGGATTTAATGAGCCGTTATGGGCAACCTTCCCCCCATTTTCAAGAAGAGGATGGATTTATTTGGATTTCCCCACAGGGTATTAAAGAGGTCTTAGCTCAGGATTTATCGGATCAACAACAAGCCCTCCTCTACGCCACACAAACGCCACCTGCTGCTCCCCTAACCACGGCTAAAGCCAAGCAACCGGCCTGGCACCATAAGCCTAGTTGGTATCTTGTTACCCAAGCGGATCAGGCCATGCCCCCACCATTACAGGCAGAGTTAGCCCAACGGATGAAGGCTCAAACAATGATGGTTAATTCTGGCCATTTTCCAATGCTCTCTTACCCGATGACGGTTGTGGATATTATTGATGCTGCTGTCTTAAACTCCTAG
- a CDS encoding aspartate-semialdehyde dehydrogenase: MGSQGYRVAVLGATGAVGTELLQLLEARNFPLQELRLLASERSAGQTLAFQGENLTIQAVGPDSFAGIDLVLASAGGSISQKWLPVAVQAGAVCVDNSSAFRMQPDVPLVVPEVNPADLDQHQGIIANPNCTTILMTVALWPLHQAQPIQRIIAATYQSASGAGARAMEEVRAQAQAILNNETPPTAAFPYPLAFNLFPHNTPINAEGYCQEEMKMVNETRKIFHAPELRISATCVRVPVLRAHSETLNLEFEQPFPVTQARELIAQAPGIKLVEDWENNYFPMPIDATGQDDVLVGRIRQDLSHPNGLELWLCGDQIRKGAALNAVQIAEALIERGLVKTP, translated from the coding sequence TTGGGCAGTCAGGGGTATCGGGTTGCGGTTTTAGGGGCCACGGGGGCAGTTGGGACAGAGCTTTTGCAGCTTTTAGAAGCACGGAACTTTCCCTTACAGGAGTTGCGGTTGTTGGCTTCAGAGCGGTCGGCGGGACAAACCCTGGCTTTTCAAGGGGAAAACCTGACAATTCAGGCCGTGGGCCCTGATTCATTTGCGGGTATTGATCTCGTCTTAGCCTCGGCCGGCGGGAGTATTTCCCAGAAATGGCTACCTGTCGCTGTCCAGGCCGGGGCGGTGTGTGTAGATAATTCCAGTGCCTTTCGGATGCAGCCTGATGTGCCGTTAGTTGTCCCAGAAGTGAATCCGGCTGATTTGGATCAGCATCAAGGTATTATTGCCAACCCCAACTGCACCACAATTCTGATGACCGTTGCCCTCTGGCCCCTGCATCAAGCTCAACCGATTCAACGGATTATTGCCGCCACCTATCAATCGGCCAGTGGAGCCGGAGCCAGAGCCATGGAGGAAGTTAGAGCACAGGCCCAGGCCATCTTGAACAACGAAACACCCCCCACCGCGGCCTTTCCCTATCCCCTGGCCTTTAATCTGTTTCCCCATAACACGCCAATTAATGCCGAGGGATATTGTCAGGAAGAAATGAAAATGGTCAATGAAACCCGGAAGATTTTCCACGCCCCAGAGTTACGCATCTCGGCCACCTGTGTGCGCGTTCCGGTCTTGCGGGCCCATTCGGAAACCTTGAACCTGGAGTTTGAGCAGCCCTTCCCCGTGACTCAAGCCCGTGAGTTAATCGCCCAGGCCCCAGGGATCAAACTGGTGGAAGATTGGGAGAATAATTACTTCCCGATGCCCATAGATGCCACGGGTCAAGATGATGTCTTAGTCGGCCGGATTCGCCAAGATTTATCCCATCCCAACGGGTTAGAACTTTGGTTATGTGGAGATCAGATCCGCAAGGGAGCGGCCCTAAATGCGGTGCAAATTGCTGAGGCGTTGATTGAGCGGGGCCTGGTTAAAACTCCCTAA
- a CDS encoding Hsp70 family protein, whose translation MSYAIDFGTSNTVIARWNPIHQQPEPVILAGLTESLESPLIPSLLYVDNAEIPELILGQQVILKERQQNNNQRLFRNFKRGIGTEIQGFLPQLDGVSLSFEQIGTWFIQRLYEQLLKLHPDALTSLVLTVPVDSFAAYRLWLTDICQSLAVEQVKLLDEPTAAALGTGLENAETLLVVDFGGGTLDLSLVRQPPTPPESRGFLLKWGQQILTAQETTGNQMAKVISKAGRTLGGSDIDQWLGDYFQDRYDLPITPWTLRLWERMKIKLSSQAQSEDLYRHPDTGQEQILTLTRQELEAILEKNNFFNRLDDCLSQVLHQARNQGITTKDIEGVILIGGICQMPAIKAWIRSHFPADKIAEDHPLTAVATGALYLDQGGGIKDFLYHGYGIRYWDYRRQTHNWHPIIQPGQSYPMDQPIELLLGASTSDQPGLELIMGELGQTQERTEIFFEGGQLITRTIKDQPTVQALNDREGSRTIAQLNPLGQPGADRVKVLFSVDEHRQLRISIDDLLTQTRLVDQQLVITLR comes from the coding sequence ATGAGTTATGCCATTGATTTTGGGACGAGTAATACGGTCATTGCCCGCTGGAACCCAATTCATCAGCAACCGGAACCTGTGATTCTGGCGGGATTGACTGAGAGTTTAGAATCCCCTTTAATTCCCAGTTTGCTCTATGTGGACAATGCTGAAATTCCTGAACTTATCCTTGGACAACAAGTGATCCTGAAAGAGCGACAACAAAACAATAATCAGCGGTTATTTCGGAACTTTAAGCGGGGGATTGGCACCGAAATTCAGGGATTTTTGCCGCAACTTGATGGTGTTTCCCTCTCGTTTGAGCAGATTGGGACTTGGTTTATTCAGCGTCTTTATGAACAGTTACTTAAGCTCCATCCCGATGCCCTAACCTCTTTGGTCTTAACGGTGCCGGTGGATAGTTTTGCCGCCTATCGTCTTTGGTTAACAGATATTTGCCAGTCCCTAGCCGTTGAACAGGTAAAGTTATTGGATGAACCAACTGCTGCGGCTTTGGGAACTGGCCTGGAAAATGCGGAAACCCTCTTAGTTGTTGACTTTGGCGGCGGAACCTTAGATTTATCTCTTGTCAGACAACCTCCAACACCACCAGAATCACGGGGCTTTCTCCTCAAGTGGGGGCAACAAATCCTCACAGCCCAAGAAACTACGGGCAACCAGATGGCCAAGGTAATCAGTAAGGCTGGACGGACATTGGGGGGGAGTGATATTGACCAGTGGTTGGGGGACTATTTCCAAGATCGGTACGACCTCCCCATCACGCCTTGGACATTACGCCTTTGGGAACGGATGAAAATCAAGTTGTCTAGCCAGGCCCAGTCCGAGGATCTTTATCGTCATCCCGATACCGGCCAAGAGCAAATTTTGACCCTAACCCGTCAGGAATTAGAGGCAATTTTAGAAAAAAACAACTTCTTTAACCGTCTCGATGACTGCCTCAGCCAAGTTCTGCACCAGGCCCGCAACCAAGGCATCACAACCAAGGACATTGAAGGGGTGATCTTAATTGGGGGAATCTGCCAAATGCCCGCCATCAAGGCCTGGATTCGGTCGCATTTTCCAGCCGATAAAATTGCGGAGGATCATCCCCTCACGGCTGTAGCCACTGGAGCCTTATATCTCGATCAAGGGGGCGGGATTAAGGATTTTCTTTACCACGGCTATGGGATTCGCTATTGGGATTATCGCCGTCAAACCCATAACTGGCATCCGATTATTCAACCCGGCCAATCCTACCCGATGGATCAACCCATTGAATTACTCTTAGGCGCGTCAACATCCGATCAACCCGGCCTGGAACTGATTATGGGGGAACTTGGCCAAACCCAGGAGCGGACAGAAATCTTCTTTGAGGGGGGACAACTGATTACCCGCACCATTAAAGATCAACCCACTGTCCAGGCCTTAAATGATCGAGAAGGTAGCCGAACCATTGCCCAACTGAATCCCCTGGGTCAACCGGGTGCAGATCGGGTCAAAGTGCTATTTTCCGTAGATGAACATCGGCAGTTACGCATTTCCATTGATGATTTACTCACCCAAACTCGCTTGGTGGATCAGCAGTTGGTCATCACGTTGCGCTAG